A single Drosophila miranda strain MSH22 chromosome XR, D.miranda_PacBio2.1, whole genome shotgun sequence DNA region contains:
- the LOC108165484 gene encoding multidrug resistance protein homolog 65, producing MDEASGTTTTDGKSLDEAPVAAGLEPTQPIGFLQLFRFSTCGEIAWLFFGFLMCCVKALTLPAVVIIYSEFTSMLVDRAMEFGTSSKVHALPLFGGGKSLTNATLAVRNEALYDDSISYGLLLTIASVVMFIAGIFSVDIFNVVALRQVSRMRIMLFTSVMRQEIGWHDLASKQNFVQSMVDDVEKIRDGISEKVGHFVYLIVGFIITVAISFSYGWKLTLAVSSYIPIVILVNYYVAKFQGKLTAREQESYAGAGNLAEEILSAIRTVVSFGGEKAEVQRYENFLVPARKASQWKGAFSGLSDALLKSMLYLSCAGAFWYGVNLIIDDRGVEDKEYTPAILMIAFFGIIVGADNIARTAPFLESFATARGCATNLFKVIDLQSKIDPLSTDGKLLNYGLRGDVEFQDVFFRYPSRPEVTVHRGLNIRIRAGQTVALVGSSGCGKSTCVQLLQRFYDPVFGSVMLDDLDIRKYNIQWLRSNIAVVGQEPVLFLGTIAQNISYGKPGATQKEIEAAATQAGAHEFITGLPESYRTMIGERGSQLSGGQKQRIAIARALIQNPKILLLDEATSALDYQSEKQVQQALDLASKGRTTIVVSHRLSAIRGADKIVFIQDGKVLEEGSHDDLMALESAYYRMVRAGDIHMPDEVQTEDAETTIDDAKRKSLALLEKSFETSPLNFEKGAQKENSVQFDEPIVKPLPKDSNALKLQDAATAAEKPNFFHTFARIVRLSRPEWCYLILGTISAIAVGCLYPAFSIIFGEFYAALAEQDPEDALSRTAVLSWACLGLAFVTGLVCFLQTYLFNYAGIWLTTRMRAMTFKAMVSQEVGWFDDEDNSVGALSARLSGEAAGVQGAIGYPLSGMIQALSNFTSSVTVAMYYNWKLALLCLANCPIIVGSVILEAKMMSTAIVREKQVIEEACRIATESITNIRTVAGLRREADVIRQYTQEIHRVEVLIHQKLRWRGVLNSTMQASAFFAYAVALCYGGVLVSEGQLPFQDIIKVSETLLYGSMMLAQSLAFTPAFSAALVAGHRLFQILDRRPRIVSPMGTIRNTLAKQLNLFEGVRYRGIEFRYPTRPDAKILQGLDLEVLKGQTVALVGHSGCGKSTCVQLLQRYYDPDEGSIHIDHDDIQHDLTLEGVRSRLGIVSQEPTLFERSIAENIAYGDNRRSVSMAEVMAAAKSANAHSFIISLPNGYDTRMGARGTQLSGGQKQRIAIARALVRNPKILLLDEATSALDLQSEQLVQQALDSACSGRTCIVIAHRLSTVQNADCICVVQNGRVVEQGTHLELISQRGIYAKLHKTQKDH from the exons ATGGACGAGGCTTCTGGCACGACGACAACCGATGGCAAGTCCCTGGATGAGGCGCCGGTGGCCGCAGGACTGGAGCCCACACAGCCGATCGGCTTCCTGCAGCTCTTCCGCTTCTCCACCTGCGGGGAGATCGCGTGGCTATTCTTTGGGTTCCTCATGTGCTGCGTCAAGGCGTTGACCCTGCCCGCAGTGGTCATCATTTACAGCGAGTTCACGTCGATGCTGGTGGACCGGGCCATGGAGTTCGGGACGAGTTCGAAGGTCCACGCGTTGCCCCTTTTCGGGGGAGGAAAGTCGCT CACAAACGCCACTCTGGCGGTGAGGAATGAGGCCCTCTACGACGACTCCATCTCGTACGGCCTGCTGCTGACCATCGCATCGGTGGTGATGTTCATAGCTGGCATCTTCTCGGTGGACATCTTCAACGTGGTGGCCCTGCGGCAGGTCTCGCGCATGCGGATCATGCTCTTCACCTCGGTGATGCGGCAGGAGATTGGCTGGCACGACCTGGCGAGCAAGCAGAACTTCGTCCAGAGCATGGTCGA TGACGTGGAGAAGATACGCGACGGCATCTCCGAGAAGGTGGGACACTTCGTCTATCTGATTGTGGGCTTCATCATCACGGTGGCCATATCCTTCAGCTACGGCTGGAAGCTCACGCTCGCCGTCAGCTCCTACATTCCCATCGTGATCCTCGTGAATTATTACGTGGCAAAG TTTCAAGGAAAACTCACGGCCAGAGAGCAGGAATCGTATGCGGGGGCGGGAAACCTTGCCGAGGAGATCCTCAGTGCCATTCGCACGGTCGTGTCCTTTGGCGGGGAGAAGGCGGAGGTGCAGCGCTACGAGAACTTCCTGGTGCCCGCGCGGAAGGCCAGTCAGTGGAAGGGCGCCTTCTCGGGCCTCAGCGACGCCCTGCTCAAGTCCATGCTCTACCTGTCGTGTGCGGGCGCCTTCTGGTACGGCGTCAACCTGATCATCGACGACCGCGGAGTGGAGGACAAGGAGTACACTCCTGCCATCCTGATGATCGCCTTCTTCGGCATCATTGTGGGGGCGGACAACATCGCCCGGACAGCGCCCTTCCTCGAGTCCTTCGCCACCGCCCGTGGGTGTGCCACCAACCTCTTCAAGGTCATAGACCTCCAGTCCAAGATCGATCCCCTCTCGACGGATGGAAAGCTCCTCAACTACGGCCTGCGGGGCGACGTGGAGTTCCAGGATGTCTTCTTCCGGTATCCCTCCCGCCCCGAGGTCACCGTCCATCGGGGCCTGAACATCAGGATCCGCGCGGGGCAAACGGTGGCTCTGGTGGGCTCCTCCGGCTGTGGAAAGTCCACGTGCGTGCAGCTTCTGCAGAGGTTCTACGATCCCGTCTTTGGTTCCGTGATGCTCGACGACCTGGACATCCGCAAGTACAACATCCAGTGGCTGCGCTCCAACATCGCGGTGGTGGGCCAGGAGCCGGTGCTCTTCCTGGGAACCATTGCCCAAAACATCAGCTACGGCAAGCCGGGGGCCACCCAGAAGGAGATCGAGGCAGCTGCCACCCAAGCGGGGGCCCACGAATTCATCACTGGACTGCCAGAG AGCTATCGCACAATGATCGGGGAGCGGGGATCCCAGCTGTCAGGCGGACAGAAGCAGCGCATTGCCATCGCCCGGGCACTCATCCAAAACCCCAAAATCCTGCTGCTGGACGAAGCAACATCCGCCCTGGACTACCAATCGGAGAAGCAGGTGCAACAGGCCCTGGATCTGGCCAGCAAGGGACGCACCACCATTGTGGTGTCGCATCGTCTGTCCGCCATCCGCGGGGCCGACAAGATTGTCTTCATCCAGGACGGCAAGGTCCTGGAGGAGGGCTCGCACGACGACCTGATGGCCCTGGAGTCCGCATACTACCGAATGGTGCGTGCCGGGGACATCCACATGCCCGACGAGGTGCAAACGGAGGACGCAGAGACGACCATCGATGACGCCAAAC GCAAAAGCCTGGCACTCCTCGAGAAGTCCTTCGAGACGAGTCCTTTGAACTTTGAAAAGGGCGCCCAAAAGGAGAACAGCGTGCAGTTCGACGAGCCCATCGTGAAGCCCCTCCCGAAGGACAGCAACGCCCTCAAGCTGCAGGACGCTGCCACCGCCGCAGAGAAGCCCAATTTCTTCCACACCTTCGCGCGGATCGTGCGGCTCTCCCGCCCCGAATGGTGCTACCTGATCCTCGGTACAATCAGTGCCATTGCCGTCGGCTGCCTGTACCCGGCGTTCTCCATCATTTTCGGTGAATTCTACGCCGCACTCGCGGAACAGGACCCGGAGGACGCCCTCAGCCGCACCGCAGTCCTCTCGTGGGCGTGCCTGGGCCTCGCCTTCGTCACGGGACTCGTGTGCTTCCTGCAGACGTATCTGTTCAACTACGCGGGCATTTGGCTGACGACGCGAATGAGGGCCATGACCTTCAAGGCGATGGTCAGCCAGGAGGTCGGGTGGTTCGACGACGAGGACAACTCCGTGGGCGCCCTGTCCGCCCGTCTCTCGGGGGAGGCAGCGGGCGTGCAGGGTGCCATTGGGTATCCCCTGAGCGGCATGATCCAGGCCCTCTCCAACTTCACTTCGAGCGTCACCGTCGCCATGTACTACAACTGGAAGCTGGCGCTCCTCTGCCTCGCCAATTGTCCGATAATCGTCGGTTCAGTCATCCTGGAAGCCAA GATGATGTCCACCGCCATCGTGAGGGAGAAACAAGTCATTGAGGAGGCCTGTCGCATTGCCACCGAATCCATCACGAATATCCGCACTGTGGCGGGGCTCCGGCGGGAGGCGGATGTCATTCGGCAGTACACGCAGGAGATCCATCGGGTGGAGGTCCTCATCCACCAGAAGCTGCGCTGGCGGGGCGTCCTCAACTCCACGATGCAGGCGTCTGCGTTCTTCGCCTACGCGGTGGCCCTCTGCTACGGCGGCGTCCTGGTCTCCGAGGGACAGCTGCCCTTCCAGGACATCATCAA GGTCTCGGAAACCCTGCTCTATGGCTCCATGATGCTCGCCCAATCGCTGGCCTTCACCCCCGCCTTCTCGGCGGCCCTCGTGGCCGGGCACCGCCTCTTCCAGATCCTCGACCGCAGGCCCAGGATCGTCTCGCCCATGGGCACCATCCGGAACACCCTCGCCAAGCAACTGAATCTCTTCGAGGGCGTGCGCTACCGCGGCATTGAGTTCCGGTATCCGACGCGACCCGATGCCAAGATTCTCCAGGGCCTGGATCTGGAGGTGCTCAAGGGCCAAACGGTGGCCCTGGTGGGGCACTCCGGCTGCGGCAAGTCCACCTGCGTGCAGCTGCTGCAACGCTACTACGATCCGGATGAGGGATCCATC CACATCGACCACGATGATATCCAGCACGATCTGACCCTCGAGGGCGTACGCTCCCGCCTCGGCATCGTCTCGCAGGAGCCCACCCTCTTCGAGCGCTCCATCGCGGAGAACATCGCCTACGGGGACAACCGTCGCTCCGTCTCGATGGCCGAGGTGATGGCCGCCGCCAAGAGCGCCAATGCCCACAGCTTCATCATCTCCCTTCCGAACGGCTACGACACACGAATGGGGGCACGCGGCACCCAGCTGTCGGGGGGGCAGAAGCAGCGCATCGCCATTGCCCGGGCCCTGGTGCGGAACCCCAAGATCCTGCTCCTGGACGAGGCCACCTCGGCCCTGGACCTGCAGAGCGAGCAGCTGGTGCAGCAGGCCCTCGACTCCGCGTGCAGCGGACGCACATGCATTGTCATCGCCCACCGCCTGTCCACCGTCCAGAACGCCGACTGCATTTGTGTGGTGCAGAACGGCCGCGTGGTGGAGCAGGGCACCCACCTGGAGCTCATTTCCCAGCGCGGCATCTACGCGAAGCTCCACAAAACCCAGAAGGATCATTGA
- the LOC108165483 gene encoding multidrug resistance protein homolog 65, translating into MPQHADVDDAHPEDPEEAEDGSGRGKGKGREKKAKKEAHPMVGYTQLFRYITAWDYVLFVSALIAALLQSLVYPIAIVVYSELVAMFIDRTLGQGTSSITIGLSLFGGGKVLTNATYEENMEELRKDSVSFGILMTLNTLLMLFSGMYYVDAFNRLALRLTVRMRREFFKATLRQEIGWHDMAKDQNFAVRITDNMEKIRSGIAENLGHYVEILCEVLISVVLSFVYGWKLALSIVFYIPLTLAVNSAVAHYQGKLTAKEQSSYVRASSVVEEVIGAIRTVVAFGGEKSESVRYDTLLKPALKAGKWKGAFSGLSDTVMKAMMFITGAGAFWYGANLILFYRNPAIPIEERVYTPAVVMIVISGIIVAANQISRTSPFLETFAMARGSAAAIFEVIDRRSLIDPLSKAGKILNYGLKGAVEFRDVFFRYPAREDVIVLRGLNVVVEEGQTVALVGPSGCGKSTCIQLLQRFYDPIFGQVLLDGEDVRKYNIQWLRSNIAVVGQEPVLFQGSIGENIRHGKPEATQKEVEDAAKAANAHDFIVALHKGYDTNISEKGVQLSGGQRQRIAIARALIQQPKILLLDEATSALDYHSEKLVQEALDKACKGRTTLVVSHRLSAIRHAHRIVYVEQGKAVEQGTHEELMKIEGFYHKMVTVHAYDDSAEELMNEMEEAAVPKKERKSSAYDAEPQALEKNAFQMKHLNGVAPPSTPQEDVDPQEPATGGNYIRTFFRIVVAARPEWSFLIIGAICAGIYGVTMPVFSIVLAELYGSLAKPTDEEVLDQSSSMAIISLVIGVAAGIVCFIQTFFFNLAGVWLTMRMRSRTFSSIMQQEMGWFDRKDNSIGALSARLSGDAASVQGAIGFPLSNIIQALTNFICSIAIAFPYSWELALICLSTAPFMIASIVFEARFGERSALKEKDVLEETSRIATETIAQIRTVAGLRRESELIRVYDQEVERYRVQILTRLKWRGLVNSLGKSLMFFGYAVTLTYGGHMCADGKIKFETIMKISNTMLYGLFILAQSLAFTPAFNAALLSANRMHEIIDRRPQIQSPDPGIASLLQNGNGSPHKTNVGVQQGVCYRGLQFAYPSRPHLKVLHDFNLEIQQGQTVALVGASGSGKSTCVQLLLRYYDPDEGKILIDQESIHQDMGLKTLRRRLGLVSQEPSLFEKSIAENIGYGDTSRTIPMQQIIDAAKMANAHEFIMSLPAQYDTVLGSKGTQLSGGQKQRIAIARAMVRNPKILLLDEATSALDFQSERVVQQALDSACSGRTSIVIAHRLSTIQNASVICVIQAGRIAEQGSHAQLLAKNGIYSKLYRSQTKAS; encoded by the exons ATGCCACAGCACGCTGATGTGGATGATGCCCACCCGGAGGACCcggaggaggcggaggacGGTTCGGGCAggggaaagggaaagggaaGGGAAAAGAAGGCCAAAAAGGAAGCCCATCCGATGGTCGGCTACACGCAACTCTTTCGCTACATCACGGCCTGGGACTATGTCCTGTTCGTGTCCGCCCTGATAGCAGCCCTCCTGCAGTCTCTGGTCTATCCGATTGCCATTGTGGTGTACAGCGAACTGGTGGCCATGTTCATCGACCGGACCCTGGGGCAGGGCACCAGCTCCATCACCATCGGGCTGTCGCTCTTCGGAGGCGGAAAGGTGCT CACCAACGCCACGTACGAGGAGAACATGGAGGAGCTGCGCAAGGACAGCGTCTCCTTTGGCATCCTCATGACCTTGAACACCCTCCTGATGCTCTTCTCCGGCATGTACTACGTGGACGCCTTCAACCGCCTCGCCCTGCGGCTCACGGTGCGCATGCGGAGGGAGTTCTTCAAGGCCACCCTCAGGCAGGAGATCGGGTGGCACGACATGGCCAAGGACCAGAACTTTGCCGTCCGCATAACAGA CAACATGGAGAAGATACGCAGCGGCATCGCCGAGAACCTGGGCCACTACGTGGAGATCCTGTGCGAGGTGCTCATCAGCGTGGTCCTGTCCTTCGTCTACGGCTGGAAGCTGGCTCTGTCGATAGTCTTCTACATACCCCTCACCCTCGCGGTCAATTCCGCGGTGGCACAC TACCAGGGGAAACTCACGGCGAAGGAGCAGAGCTCGTATGTGCGCGCCAGCTCTGTGGTGGAGGAGGTGATTGGCGCCATTCGCACGGTGGTGGCCTTTGGGGGCGAGAAAAGCGAGTCCGTGCGCTACGACACCCTCCTGAAGCCCGCCCTGAAGGCGGGCAAGTGGAAGGGCGCCTTCTCGGGGCTCAGCGACACGGTGATGAAGGCCATGATGTTCATCACGGGGGCGGGGGCCTTCTGGTACGGCGCCAATCTGATTCTCTTCTACAGGAACCCCGCGATTCCCATCGAGGAGCGGGTGTACACCCCAGCGGTGGTCATGATCGTCATTTCGGGGATCATCGTGGCCGCCAATCAGATCTCCCGCACCTCCCCCTTCCTCGAGACGTTCGCGATGGCTCGGGGATCGGCGGCGGCCATCTTCGAGGTCATCGACCGACGATCCCTGATTGACCCGCTCTCCAAGGCGGGCAAGATCCTCAACTACGGGCTGAAGGGGGCCGTGGAGTTTCGGGACGTGTTCTTTCGGTACCCTGCCAGGGAGGACGTCATCGTCCTTCGGGGACTCAATGTCGTCGTGGAGGAGGGACAGACGGTGGCCCTCGTTGGACCCTCGGGCTGTGGCAAGTCCACCTGCATCCAGCTTCTGCAGCGCTTCTACGACCCCATCTTCGGGCAGGTCCTTCTCGATGGCGAGGACGTCCGCAAGTACAACATCCAGTGGCTGCGCTCCAACATCGCGGTGGTGGGCCAGGAGCCGGTGCTCTTTCAGGGCTCCATCGGGGAGAACATCCGCCACGGGAAGCCGGAGGCCACCCAAAAGGAGGTCGAGGATGCCGCCAAGGCCGCAAATGCCCACGACTTCATTGTGGCCCTCCACAAG GGCTACGACACAAACATCAGCGAAAAGGGAGTCCAGCTGTCGGGCGGACAGCGACAGCGCATTGCCATCGCCCGGGCCCTCATCCAGCAACCCAAGATCCTGCTCCTGGACGAGGCCACCTCCGCGCTGGACTACCACTCGGAGAAGCTCGTCCAGGAGGCCCTCGACAAGGCCTGCAAGGGGCGCACCACGCTGGTGGTCTCCCACCGGCTCTCCGCCATCCGCCACGCCCATCGGATCGTGTACGTCGAGCAGGGGAAGGCGGTGGAGCAGGGCACCCACGAGGAGCTAATGAAAATCGAAGGATTCTACCACAAAATGGTCACCGTTCACGCGTACGACGACTCGGCCGAGGAGCTAATGAACGAAATGGAGGAGGCCGCCGTCCCGAAGAAGGAGCGCAAGAGCTCCGCGTACGATGCGGAGCCGCAGGCGCTGGAGAAGAACGCCTTCCAAATGAAGCACCTGAACGGTGTGGCGCCGCCAAGCACGCCGCAGGAGGATGTGGACCCCCAGGAGCCTGCGACTGGCGGCAACTACATTCGCACCTTCTTCCGCATCGTCGTGGCCGCTCGGCCCGAGTGGAGTTTCCTCATCATTGGAGCCATCTGCGCGGGCATCTACGGCGTCACGATGCCCGTCTTCTCCATCGTCCTGGCGGAGCTTTACGGCTCGCTGGCGAAGCCCACCGACGAGGAGGTGCTCGATCAGAGCTCCTCGATGGCCATCATTTCGCTGGTGATTGGCGTCGCCGCCGGCATCGTGTGCTTCATTCAAACGTTTTTCTTCAATCTGGCGGGTGTGTGGCTCACGATGCGAATGCG CTCCAGGACCTTCAGCAGCATCATGCAGCAGGAGATGGGCTGGTTCGACCGCAAGGACAACAGCATTGGGGCCCTCTCGGCCCGGCTTTCGGGCGACGCAGCCAGTGTCCAGGGGGCCATCGGCTTCCCGCTGAGCAACATCATCCAGGCGCTGACGAACTTCATCTGCAGCATTGCCATCGCCTTTCCGTACTCCTGGGAGCTGGCCCTGATCTGCCTGAGCACGGCCCCCTTCATGATTGCCTCGATCGTCTTCGAGGCTCGCTTCGGGGAGCGGTCGGCGCTGAAGGAGAAGGATGTCCTGGAGGAGACGAGTCGCATAGCCACGGAGACCATCGCCCAGATCCGCACTGTCGCCGGCCTGCGCCGCGAGTCAGAGCTGATTCGGGTCTACGACCAGGAGGTGGAGCGCTACCGCGTGCAGATCCTCACCCGCCTCAAGTGGCGGGGACTCGTCAATTCCTTGGGCAAGTCCCTCATGTTCTTCGGCTACGCGGTGACCCTGACCTACGGCGGACACATGTGCGCCGACGGAAAGATCAAATTCGAGACGATCATGAA GATCTCCAATACCATGCTCTACGGACTGTTCATTCTCGCCCAATCGCTGGCCTTCACACCGGCCTTCAATGCGGCCCTCCTCTCCGCCAATCGCATGCACGAGATCATCGACCGGCGGCCGCAGATCCAGTCGCCGGATCCGGGGATCGCGTCCCTGCTGCAGAACGGCAATGGATCGCCGCACAAGACGAATGTGGGGGTGCAGCAGGGCGTCTGCTACCGGGGCCTCCAGTTCGCGTATCCGTCGAGGCCCCACCTCAAGGTCCTGCATGACTTCAATCTGGAGATACAGCAGGGACAAACGGTGGCCCTCGTGGGCGCCTCCGGGTCGGGCAAGTCCACCTGCGTGCAGCTCCTTTTGCGCTACTACGATCCCGACGAGGGTAAGATT CTGATCGATCAGGAGAGCATCCATCAGGATATGGGGCTCAAGACCCTGCGCCGCCGCCTCGGTCTCGTCTCGCAGGAGCCCTCGCTCTTCGAGAAATCCATCGCCGAGAACATTGGCTACGGGGACACCAGCCGCACGATTCCCATGCAGCAGATCATCGACGCCGCCAAGATGGCCAATGCCCACGAGTTCATCATGTCCCTGCCCGCCCAGTACGACACCGTCCTGGGGTCAAAGGGCACCCAGCTGTCGGGCGGGCAGAAGCAGCGCATCGCCATTGCCCGGGCGATGGTTAGGAACCCCAAGATCCTGCTCCTGGACGAGGCCACCTCCGCCCTGGACTTTCAGAGTGAAAGG GTGGTGCAGCAGGCCCTCGACTCGGCCTGCAGCGGACGCACCAGCATTGTGATTGCCCATCGCCTGTCCACCATTCAGAACGCGAGCGTCATTTGCGTGATTCAAGCGGGACGCAT